In the genome of Microcoleus vaginatus PCC 9802, the window CGACGAGTCGGAAATTGCTTTCCACGTTGATTTGTACAATGCAGAAGGCTACGAAGCTGAAATTAATTCTTACATTGACTCGGTTGAGTATGAAGAAAATTTTGGCGAAAGTATAGTGCCTTACTATCGCGGTTTCGCGACTCAAAGAGGTCAAAAAACCGTCGGTTTTAACCGGATGTTTCAACTGTACCGGGGTTTTGCTTCTAGCGATCGATCGCAAAACCAAACCCAAGCCCGGCTGACTTGGGAAGTAGCGAGAAATATGGCTTCGCCGATATACACCGCCTCCACCGGAAAAGCCCTTGGCGGCACATCCGGCGGTTCTCGCGACCAGCTCTACCGAGTCACCGCAATGCAAGGTTCGGCTAATTTTTCGCCCCAAGTGCGACGGACTACTACCGAATATCTCGTGCCTTACGAGCAACTTTCGAGCCGCTTGCAGCAAATCAACAAACGTGGCGGCAAAGTGGTAAGTATTACCACAGCTTAAAGTTTGTAAAGACGTTTTTTTGAAACGTCTTTAGCAAATTAGGACTAAGGCTAAAAAATTCTTCAATTTTATGTGTATAGGTAAGGTGTGCAGTGCACACCCTACTTTGAGGCATATTATCCTTAGTCCTAAAAATTTCAAGTGCAACCAAGCATTAAACTTTTGTCATTAATAATTTAGGAGGAAATCTGGTGGCGATTACAACAGCAGCGTCCAGACTGGGAACATCCGCATTGAGCGATGCGCCGAAGGTAGAATTGCGCCCGAATTACAGCAAAGACGACGTGGAAACTGTGATTCGTGCGGTTTACCGTCAGGTGCTGGGCAACGACTATTTAATGAAATCCGAGCGACTTACAAGTTCCGAGTCTTTGCTGCGGGACGGCAGTTTGACGGTACGAGAATTTGTACGCGCTGTAGCTAAGTCAGAACTGTACAAAACCAAGTTTTTCTACAACAGCTTCCAAACTCGGACGATCGAACTAAACTACAAACACTTGCTCGGTCGCGCTCCCTACGACGAATCTGAAGTAGTTGAGCACTTAGATTTGTATCAAACACAAGGCTACGACGCTGATATTGATTCTTACATCGATTCAGTAGAGTATCAAGAAAACTTCGGCGAGAGTATCGTACCTTACTACCGCGGCTTTAACACCCAGCGTGGTCAAAAAACCGTTGGTTTTACCCGGATGTTTCGCCTGTATCGCGGCTATGCAAACAGCGATACTTCCCAACTAGAAGGCAATAACTCTCGCTTAGCTGTCGAACTCGGCACTAACAGCGCTACGGCTGTAGTTGGGCCTTCTGGCGGTAACGAAGGTTGGGCATATCGGCCTTCTGCTAAAAACGTAACTCCCAGCAGCACTTTCGGCGGCGCTGCAGCTTACGGCAAAGAAGGGCGGCTGTTGCGCGTGGAAGTTTCCGGCATTCGCACGGGCGGCTATCCTAGCGTGCGCCGCAGCAGCAAGGCTTTCATCGTACCTGTTGAGGATTTGTCCTCGCAACTGCAGAAATTTCAACGCCTGGGCGCGAAAATCGCCAGCATTACTCCAATTTAGTCAGTTGGCAGTTGGCAGTTGGCAGTTACTAGCTTTTAGTCAACAGTCAACAGTCAACAGTCAACAGTCAACAGTCAACAGTCAGAATTACCAATTACCAAGAAGCTTATGTTGGGTCAATTTGTAGCTGGAATAAGTGGCAATACAACTTCGGCTGGTCGCTGCTTTCGGTATGAAGTTGTCGGTTTGCGCCAAAGCGATGAAACAAATAATGTGGATTATTCGATTCGATCGAGCGCGAGTACATTTATCAACGTGCCTTACAATCGGATGAATCAAGAAATGCAGCGGATTAATCGCATGGGCGGGAAAATTGTCAGCATTCATCCTTTAAACGCGGGTGCAGAATCATCCCATGAGTCATCCCATGAATCATCCCATGAGTCATCCCATGAATCATCCCATGAGTCATCCCATGAATCATCTGGTGATCACCAATAGTTTGGTTGCAGGGGCGATTTTGATCGCTCCTACACAAGCTAGAAGGGGCGATGAAAATCGCTGCTAGACAAACAAAGTCCACTCCAAGCGGACTAAGAGTTAATGTAACCCGCCCAGGCGGGTTTTGTCTGTTTAGTAGCGATTTTACTCGGCGAGTTTCCCTAACCCTTGCAGGTTTTTTCTGTGTAGCAGCCATTTCAATCGCCGAATAACTAATAACTAATAACTAATAACTAATGACTATGGATTATTACGAATCCGACTCACCGCCGGCGGGTGTAGCTGAGGGCGAGTCTTTAACTGTTGAACAGGCGATCGCAAATTTGCACTCCCAAGATTACAGTCTCCGGTATTATGCTGCTTGGTGGGTTGGCAGATTTCGAGTCAAGGAACCGGCAGCTATTGCAGCTTTAATTGCCGCATTAGAAGAAGAGTCAGAACAAACAAAAATCGGTGACTATTCCCTATTACGAAATGCGGCGCGGGCTCTGGGTAAATTGGGTGACAAACAAGCCTTACCGGCCCTGATTCGCTGTTTGGAATGCGCTGATTATTACGTGCGAGAAGCGGCGGCTCAAGCTCTAGAAATGCTGGGCGAGCTCGATTCTATTGGGCCGCTAATGAAGCTATTGGATGGGGGCGTAGCTGTGGCTGTGCGAGTGC includes:
- a CDS encoding photosystem I reaction center subunit XII — translated: MAGLGAAERLGIKAFEEAGRVELRPHWTQEDVEAVIRAAYSQVFGNEYLMSSERLTSAESLLQQGQISVKDFVRSIAHSETYRKKFFYPNSQTRLIELNYKHLLGRAPYDESEIAFHVDLYNAEGYEAEINSYIDSVEYEENFGESIVPYYRGFATQRGQKTVGFNRMFQLYRGFASSDRSQNQTQARLTWEVARNMASPIYTASTGKALGGTSGGSRDQLYRVTAMQGSANFSPQVRRTTTEYLVPYEQLSSRLQQINKRGGKVVSITTA
- a CDS encoding photosystem I reaction center subunit XII gives rise to the protein MAITTAASRLGTSALSDAPKVELRPNYSKDDVETVIRAVYRQVLGNDYLMKSERLTSSESLLRDGSLTVREFVRAVAKSELYKTKFFYNSFQTRTIELNYKHLLGRAPYDESEVVEHLDLYQTQGYDADIDSYIDSVEYQENFGESIVPYYRGFNTQRGQKTVGFTRMFRLYRGYANSDTSQLEGNNSRLAVELGTNSATAVVGPSGGNEGWAYRPSAKNVTPSSTFGGAAAYGKEGRLLRVEVSGIRTGGYPSVRRSSKAFIVPVEDLSSQLQKFQRLGAKIASITPI
- a CDS encoding CpcD phycobilisome linker protein, whose translation is MLGQFVAGISGNTTSAGRCFRYEVVGLRQSDETNNVDYSIRSSASTFINVPYNRMNQEMQRINRMGGKIVSIHPLNAGAESSHESSHESSHESSHESSHESSHESSGDHQ
- a CDS encoding HEAT repeat domain-containing protein encodes the protein MDYYESDSPPAGVAEGESLTVEQAIANLHSQDYSLRYYAAWWVGRFRVKEPAAIAALIAALEEESEQTKIGDYSLLRNAARALGKLGDKQALPALIRCLECADYYVREAAAQALEMLGELDSIGPLMKLLDGGVAVAVRVPGKSHLVQPYDSVIEALGMLKATEAIPLISPFLEHSVERVQYAAARAMYQLTGERVYGDRLVSALNGDNLQLRRSALMDLGAIGYLPGAQAISETLAENSLKLIALKGVLEHHLNQQESLSLSDEAIQVMNLMDSLL